The following proteins come from a genomic window of Pseudomonas sp. MAG733B:
- a CDS encoding TfoX/Sxy family protein yields the protein MNDELQHLKNLGKTSAQWLHAVGIHSASDLRRLGAVDAYRAVRTRGFRASKVLLYAIEGALMDVHWNDIPAERKEALNKQLEAISSRHKN from the coding sequence ATGAATGATGAACTGCAACACCTGAAAAATCTTGGCAAGACGTCGGCGCAATGGCTGCATGCCGTGGGCATCCACAGCGCCTCGGACTTGCGTCGCCTGGGGGCGGTGGACGCTTATCGGGCCGTGCGCACCCGCGGGTTTCGAGCGTCCAAGGTGTTGTTGTATGCAATCGAAGGCGCCCTGATGGATGTGCACTGGAACGACATTCCTGCCGAACGCAAAGAAGCCCTGAATAAACAGCTGGAAGCCATCTCGTCGCGCCACAAGAATTGA
- a CDS encoding pentapeptide repeat-containing protein: MSQPKLLDTPLYALLHKDDITGFNNERPKDGPVDMVGGDFRGLDLRELNADGVDFTDAYFRSADLRGIDFRKASLEGASLAHAQISGAYFPVELSADEILMSMNFGTRLRYRTR, from the coding sequence ATGAGCCAGCCGAAACTTCTCGACACCCCGCTTTACGCCTTGCTGCACAAAGACGACATCACAGGTTTTAACAACGAACGCCCCAAGGATGGGCCTGTCGACATGGTCGGTGGTGACTTCCGGGGTCTGGATCTGCGTGAGTTGAACGCCGACGGCGTCGATTTCACAGATGCTTATTTCCGCTCGGCAGATTTGCGCGGCATCGACTTCCGCAAAGCATCGCTTGAAGGCGCGAGTTTGGCTCATGCGCAGATTTCCGGCGCTTACTTTCCGGTAGAGCTGAGTGCAGACGAGATTCTGATGTCGATGAACTTCGGCACCCGACTGCGGTACCGCACCCGCTGA
- a CDS encoding ABC transporter substrate-binding protein: MRLSTRVAVLCVGLLASHHAAAADLPQRWVSAGGALSEWVSALGGESKLVGVDTTSQHPESLKALPSVGYQRQLSAEGVLSLRPQILVGTEEMGPPPVLSQIRSAGVQVELFSAQPDLPTLHTNLQHLGRLLGAEERATQLLTTYQQALEQQKIRVTQAQLKQPSPGVLLLLGHAGGKPLIAGKDTAADWLLQRAGGHNLATHTGYKPFSNESLVSLDPDVLVFADRALSGDAARAALFKENPILASTRAARDGRVIELDPTLLVGGLGPRLPESLKKLSDGFFPADVSQ, from the coding sequence CCAGTCATCACGCCGCCGCGGCAGACTTGCCGCAGCGCTGGGTCAGTGCCGGTGGCGCGCTTTCGGAGTGGGTCAGCGCCTTGGGCGGTGAGTCGAAACTGGTGGGCGTCGATACCACCAGTCAACACCCGGAATCCCTCAAGGCTTTACCCAGTGTCGGGTATCAACGGCAGCTTTCGGCGGAAGGTGTGTTGAGTTTGCGCCCGCAGATTCTGGTCGGAACCGAAGAAATGGGGCCGCCACCGGTGCTTTCGCAGATTCGTAGCGCAGGCGTGCAGGTCGAACTGTTCTCGGCCCAGCCGGACCTGCCGACGCTGCATACCAATCTGCAGCATTTGGGCCGGTTGCTCGGCGCCGAAGAACGGGCAACTCAATTGCTGACTACTTATCAACAGGCGCTGGAGCAGCAGAAGATCCGGGTTACCCAAGCGCAACTGAAGCAACCTTCTCCGGGTGTACTGTTGTTGCTCGGACACGCTGGCGGCAAGCCGTTGATCGCCGGCAAGGACACCGCCGCCGATTGGTTGCTGCAACGGGCCGGCGGCCACAATCTGGCAACCCACACCGGGTACAAGCCCTTTTCCAACGAGTCGCTGGTGAGTCTGGATCCCGATGTGCTGGTGTTTGCCGACAGAGCGCTTAGCGGTGACGCGGCGCGGGCAGCGTTGTTCAAGGAAAATCCGATTCTGGCCTCTACCCGCGCAGCCAGGGATGGCCGGGTCATCGAACTTGATCCCACTTTGCTGGTAGGCGGGTTGGGGCCACGATTGCCGGAAAGCCTGAAGAAACTGTCAGACGGGTTCTTTCCCGCTGACGTAAGCCAGTAG